The Argonema galeatum A003/A1 genome includes a region encoding these proteins:
- a CDS encoding type II toxin-antitoxin system HicA family toxin, with protein sequence MGKLKKLVEQFLNQPPEVRFEDVLYILSAFGFEEKRSKGSHHSFRDSQGRKITVPKKGGQKVKGVYVQQIVELLKLEEWNDEDAESEE encoded by the coding sequence ATGGGTAAATTAAAAAAATTAGTAGAGCAATTCCTCAATCAACCACCAGAAGTGCGATTTGAGGATGTGCTATATATTTTGTCAGCTTTTGGCTTTGAAGAAAAAAGGTCTAAGGGTAGCCATCACAGTTTTAGAGATTCGCAAGGTAGAAAGATTACTGTACCCAAAAAAGGCGGACAGAAAGTTAAGGGAGTTTACGTCCAGCAAATCGTTGAGCTATTGAAATTGGAAGAATGGAACGATGAAGACGCTGAATCAGAAGAATAA
- a CDS encoding type II toxin-antitoxin system HicB family antitoxin gives MKTLNQKNKQIEKPPLEYYLNLQYPVTLYPDPEEGYVAQIKDLPGCLTQGETLDETIANINEARELWIETAYESGDDIPLPSTEESYSGKLLVRMPKSLHRRLVEQAEQENVSLNQYIVSLLSRVS, from the coding sequence ATGAAGACGCTGAATCAGAAGAATAAGCAGATTGAAAAACCGCCACTGGAATATTATTTAAATCTTCAATATCCAGTAACACTTTACCCCGATCCAGAGGAGGGATATGTGGCACAGATTAAAGATTTGCCTGGATGTCTAACTCAAGGTGAAACTCTGGATGAGACGATCGCAAATATCAATGAGGCGCGGGAGTTGTGGATTGAAACTGCTTATGAATCGGGAGACGATATTCCTTTACCCAGCACTGAAGAAAGCTACAGTGGTAAGCTGCTTGTGCGGATGCCTAAATCTCTACATCGTCGTTTGGTTGAACAGGCTGAACAGGAAAATGTCAGTTTGAATCAGTATATTGTGTCTCTGTTGAGTAGGGTGAGTTAG
- a CDS encoding PRC-barrel domain-containing protein produces the protein MTSEQISQRSDILGTQVITRDTGKRLGVVSQLWVDIDRREVVALGLRESILSMGNVPRLMLLSRVRQVGDVILVDDDSVLEDDVDVEIYNTLINCEVITETGEMLGRVRGFKFDNETGKVSSLIIASFGVPQIPDRIAGFETISTYELPIDEIVSSGPNRLIVFEGAEERLVQLTVGVMERLGIGKAPWEREEEEEYGRPTTIRPENQLPTGVPLQKAEPIRRAKPLAQETWDEDQWEEPAPRQPLRQAQPQPLRKMAPPPESIYYDEEDIEEEENWSDAAQTRNNYAKRAYAAPEPPPRYDNKKYEEEYDDEEEQDAWADDEAPKPYKAPKVNIPEKIKAPEYEEEDRY, from the coding sequence ATGACATCTGAACAAATTAGCCAACGCTCAGACATCTTAGGTACTCAGGTGATCACCCGCGACACAGGTAAGCGCCTTGGGGTGGTTAGTCAACTCTGGGTAGATATCGATCGGCGGGAAGTTGTAGCTCTCGGCCTGCGAGAGAGTATACTGTCGATGGGCAACGTGCCACGGCTTATGCTCCTGAGTCGCGTCCGTCAAGTCGGTGATGTTATCCTGGTTGATGACGATAGCGTCCTCGAAGATGATGTTGATGTTGAAATTTACAACACCCTGATCAACTGCGAAGTTATTACAGAAACTGGCGAAATGTTGGGTCGGGTGCGGGGCTTCAAGTTTGATAATGAAACTGGGAAAGTCTCCTCTCTCATTATTGCTTCTTTCGGCGTTCCCCAAATTCCCGATCGCATTGCCGGTTTTGAGACCATCAGCACCTACGAGCTTCCCATAGACGAAATTGTCAGCAGTGGCCCGAATCGTCTCATTGTATTTGAGGGAGCCGAAGAGAGACTGGTACAGCTCACCGTCGGTGTGATGGAGCGCTTAGGCATTGGCAAAGCCCCTTGGGAACGCGAAGAAGAGGAAGAATACGGCAGACCTACCACAATCAGACCGGAAAATCAACTACCTACCGGCGTTCCTCTGCAAAAAGCTGAGCCGATTCGGAGAGCCAAACCCTTAGCCCAAGAGACTTGGGATGAAGACCAGTGGGAAGAACCTGCACCTCGGCAACCCTTGCGTCAGGCACAACCTCAGCCCTTGCGTAAAATGGCACCGCCACCAGAATCAATTTACTACGATGAAGAAGATATAGAAGAAGAAGAAAACTGGAGCGACGCCGCCCAGACCCGGAACAATTACGCCAAGAGAGCGTATGCGGCACCAGAACCTCCACCACGCTATGACAACAAAAAGTATGAGGAGGAGTACGACGATGAAGAGGAGCAAGATGCCTGGGCTGATGACGAAGCGCCTAAGCCCTACAAAGCTCCCAAGGTGAATATACCGGAGAAGATTAAGGCTCCAGAATACGAAGAGGAAGATCGGTACTAA
- the smc gene encoding chromosome segregation protein SMC: MLHIKRLELTHFKSFGGTVQIPVLSGFTVVTGPNGSGKSNILDALLFCLGLASSRGMRAERLPDLVNQNHMNRGTVEAIVTVTFDLSDEAGLVADVTGEGNPTPNPSPSNREGSDIGEGDGHPNSDLSNREGSEIGGNPTPNPSPSNREGSEIGEGNADSDLSNREGSDIGDGNADSDSDLSNREGSEIGEGNADHDSDLSNREGSEIGEQNGAGVSRVEADGQGSEEQENRKSKSQNRKSAEWSVTRKLRVTKQGSYTSNYYMNGQSCTLTELHEQLERLRVYPEGYNVVLQGDVTSIISMNSKERREIIDELAGVAAFDRKISQAKQTLESVKEREDSCRIVEKELVAQRDRLSQDRIKAEKYQKLRGELQEKEQWEIVLGWRSLQQQEWHLREQIEAGDRNSTELREQLSNLNLQIEQTNVNLADLNARVKALGEEELLALQSVLATQQAEQRQLQRQAREQETSAQETSRRLHETEQEIEQHQQSLEQLTQEQQTLERQIASLVTTRDEAQHDLNQSRENASAIASASEAWVQQQTALTRQIETLLQTIDPQRTEQAQLRERYTNLARQIEEQNQLLESLVPQLDTKQSRAVDFEIQLTESSLTVTSLTQSLSAAEQELQLQQETQKRLLQEQRDKQRQLDKLEAQAQAQQEAQGTYAIQVIQQSGLPGVCGLVAQLGRVEPRYQLALETAAGGRMGNLVVEDDGVAAAGIQLIKQKRAGRVTFLPLNKIQSPPFHQATTLRYANGFIDYCVNLIEYDSRYRNIFAYVLGGTVVFDKIDDARVYLGQYRIVTLDGELLETSGAMTGGSSSQRSTLHFGTGDASESGEVNNLRNRLQEIELILERCGDAIHSLSVKTKQLSHQLTEARQQRREQELHFEQLQKEIKSLTAQQEQARSLLSKSSQELANAQTRLESLDRELPTQEARLAQLRQALAELEQSQTHSEWQQIQATIKVQEVELREREQAFRNTEQRLKDLQNQQMRLQEKIQDCNRRVEEYQGQKLTISDRKSTINAQLSAINEQIAQTQASMTQAEEALGEEKKERDRTENHLRELRLSQQQLEWELQKLQETQVTRREELTNIQTQRQSRQAELPEPLPSVPENVNLEELQKEMRTLQKRLQAMEPVNMLALEEYDRTQNRLQELTQKLTTLEQERTEILLRIENFTTLRFRAFKEAFDAVNQNFQAIFAEFSEGDGSLTLDNPEDPFAGGLNLVAHPKGKPVQRLASMSGGEKSMTALSFIFALQRYRPSPFYAFDEVDMFLDGANVERLARMIEQQASQAQFIVVSHKGPMIKSAQRVIGVTQARGAYTQVLGIKLQS, translated from the coding sequence ATGCTTCATATCAAGCGCCTGGAACTCACTCACTTCAAGTCTTTTGGCGGCACTGTCCAGATTCCAGTGCTGTCGGGGTTTACTGTGGTCACTGGGCCGAACGGTTCGGGAAAGTCGAATATTCTGGATGCGCTACTGTTTTGTCTGGGACTTGCTAGTTCTAGGGGTATGCGTGCGGAACGTCTCCCGGATTTGGTTAACCAAAACCACATGAATCGCGGCACAGTTGAAGCTATTGTGACTGTTACGTTTGATTTGAGCGATGAAGCGGGGTTAGTTGCGGATGTTACAGGAGAGGGGAACCCCACCCCCAACCCCTCCCCGTCGAACAGGGAGGGGAGTGATATAGGGGAGGGGGATGGTCACCCCAACTCTGACCTGTCGAACAGGGAGGGGAGTGAGATAGGAGGGAACCCCACCCCCAACCCCTCCCCGTCGAACAGGGAGGGGAGTGAGATAGGGGAGGGGAACGCCGACTCTGACCTGTCGAACAGGGAGGGGAGTGATATAGGGGATGGGAACGCCGACTCTGACTCTGACCTGTCGAACAGGGAGGGGAGTGAGATAGGGGAGGGGAACGCCGACCACGACTCTGACCTGTCGAACAGGGAGGGGAGTGAGATAGGGGAACAAAATGGCGCGGGTGTTTCGCGTGTGGAAGCAGATGGACAGGGGAGTGAGGAACAGGAAAATCGAAAATCGAAGAGCCAAAATCGCAAATCGGCGGAGTGGAGTGTTACCCGCAAGCTGCGAGTGACTAAGCAAGGTAGTTATACCTCGAATTACTACATGAATGGCCAATCCTGCACGCTGACGGAACTCCACGAACAATTGGAGCGCTTGCGGGTTTATCCAGAAGGCTACAATGTGGTGCTGCAAGGCGATGTGACGAGTATTATTTCGATGAACTCGAAGGAACGCCGCGAGATTATTGATGAGTTGGCGGGGGTTGCAGCGTTCGATCGCAAAATTTCTCAGGCGAAGCAAACTCTGGAGTCGGTTAAGGAACGAGAAGATAGCTGTAGAATTGTCGAAAAGGAATTGGTCGCTCAGCGCGATCGTCTTTCTCAAGATCGTATTAAAGCAGAAAAATACCAAAAACTGCGCGGCGAACTCCAAGAAAAAGAGCAATGGGAAATCGTGCTGGGGTGGCGTTCTCTGCAACAACAAGAATGGCATCTCAGGGAACAGATAGAAGCAGGCGATCGCAATTCTACCGAACTCAGAGAACAGCTATCCAATCTTAACTTACAAATCGAGCAAACAAACGTCAACTTGGCAGATTTGAATGCTCGCGTCAAAGCTTTGGGAGAAGAAGAACTTTTAGCTTTGCAATCAGTTCTCGCTACCCAACAAGCGGAACAGCGTCAGCTACAACGCCAAGCTAGAGAACAAGAAACATCTGCACAAGAAACATCCCGGCGTCTGCACGAAACTGAGCAGGAAATCGAACAACATCAGCAAAGTTTAGAACAATTAACCCAGGAACAACAAACTCTGGAAAGGCAGATTGCTTCTTTAGTTACCACAAGGGATGAAGCGCAACATGATTTAAACCAAAGTCGGGAAAATGCGAGTGCGATCGCATCTGCCTCGGAAGCATGGGTACAGCAACAAACTGCCCTGACTCGCCAAATCGAAACTCTGCTGCAAACCATCGATCCTCAACGCACGGAACAAGCGCAACTGAGAGAACGCTATACCAACTTAGCTCGACAAATAGAGGAGCAAAATCAGCTTTTAGAATCTCTGGTACCGCAACTTGATACCAAACAATCTCGTGCGGTTGATTTTGAAATTCAATTGACAGAATCTTCTTTAACAGTTACATCATTAACTCAATCTCTATCCGCAGCAGAACAAGAACTGCAACTCCAACAAGAAACTCAAAAACGTTTGTTGCAAGAACAACGAGATAAACAACGTCAACTTGATAAACTGGAAGCTCAAGCACAAGCTCAACAAGAAGCTCAAGGTACTTACGCTATCCAAGTTATTCAACAATCTGGATTGCCGGGAGTTTGTGGATTAGTTGCCCAATTGGGTAGAGTTGAACCGCGCTATCAGCTAGCACTTGAAACTGCTGCTGGTGGACGGATGGGAAATCTCGTAGTTGAAGATGATGGGGTTGCTGCTGCTGGAATTCAACTGATCAAACAAAAACGCGCTGGAAGAGTAACTTTCTTACCGCTCAACAAAATTCAATCGCCACCATTCCATCAAGCAACTACGCTGCGATATGCGAATGGGTTTATTGATTATTGCGTTAATTTGATTGAATACGATTCGCGCTATCGAAATATTTTTGCTTATGTTTTGGGGGGAACAGTTGTTTTTGATAAAATAGATGATGCGCGTGTTTACCTGGGTCAATATCGGATTGTCACATTAGATGGGGAACTTTTGGAAACTAGCGGCGCTATGACTGGGGGGAGTAGCAGTCAACGTTCGACTCTGCATTTTGGGACGGGTGATGCTAGTGAATCTGGTGAAGTCAATAACTTGAGAAATAGACTGCAAGAAATTGAACTAATTTTAGAACGTTGTGGTGACGCAATACATTCTCTTTCTGTTAAGACAAAACAACTATCTCATCAATTGACGGAAGCACGTCAACAACGACGGGAACAAGAATTACATTTTGAACAATTGCAGAAAGAGATTAAGAGTTTAACTGCACAACAGGAACAGGCCCGATCGCTTCTATCTAAAAGTAGCCAAGAACTTGCCAACGCGCAAACTCGTTTGGAATCTCTGGATAGGGAGTTACCGACACAGGAAGCGCGGTTGGCTCAACTTCGGCAAGCTTTGGCAGAATTGGAACAATCCCAAACTCATAGCGAATGGCAACAAATCCAGGCGACTATCAAAGTTCAGGAAGTGGAATTGCGAGAAAGAGAACAAGCTTTTCGCAATACAGAACAAAGATTAAAGGATTTGCAAAATCAGCAGATGCGCTTGCAAGAGAAAATCCAGGACTGTAATCGACGGGTGGAAGAATACCAGGGTCAAAAATTAACCATCAGCGATCGCAAATCAACCATCAACGCTCAGCTATCTGCTATAAATGAACAGATAGCTCAAACTCAGGCATCAATGACTCAGGCAGAGGAGGCATTGGGAGAAGAGAAGAAAGAGCGCGATCGGACCGAAAATCATCTGCGTGAGTTACGCTTATCTCAACAACAACTGGAATGGGAACTGCAAAAACTCCAGGAAACCCAAGTAACTCGCCGAGAGGAACTGACAAACATCCAAACTCAGCGGCAAAGCAGACAGGCGGAATTACCCGAACCTTTGCCATCAGTACCCGAAAATGTGAATCTGGAAGAACTGCAAAAGGAAATGCGTACTCTCCAGAAACGCCTTCAGGCAATGGAACCCGTCAATATGCTAGCCTTGGAAGAATACGATCGCACCCAAAACCGCCTCCAAGAATTAACCCAGAAACTAACTACCCTGGAGCAAGAGCGCACCGAAATACTCTTGCGGATCGAAAACTTCACCACCTTGCGGTTCCGCGCCTTCAAAGAAGCCTTCGACGCCGTTAACCAAAACTTTCAAGCTATTTTTGCCGAATTTTCCGAAGGCGACGGCAGTTTGACCCTGGACAACCCGGAAGACCCCTTTGCTGGCGGTCTTAACCTCGTCGCACATCCCAAAGGCAAACCCGTGCAGCGCCTAGCATCCATGTCTGGCGGCGAAAAATCCATGACGGCGCTGAGCTTTATCTTTGCCTTGCAGCGCTACCGTCCCTCACCTTTCTACGCCTTTGATGAAGTTGATATGTTTTTAGATGGAGCAAACGTCGAGCGATTGGCTAGAATGATCGAACAACAGGCAAGCCAAGCACAGTTTATTGTCGTCAGTCACAAAGGGCCTATGATTAAATCAGCCCAGCGCGTGATTGGTGTTACCCAAGCGAGGGGAGCCTATACCCAAGTTCTGGGAATAAAATTACAATCCTAA
- a CDS encoding NACHT domain-containing protein has translation MPTPDLPQLSLWLLNGLLAIIAGLLINEWGKPGISYRRKWLILGLGAGCGLIAAIVNWASGSTSADYQTYFLVLGYAYSLLTILLLSYKQNTENPSPRNQLLKAVRDEVAQRLEVSLHNQKMIDLAAKELPHNVGGEPLPAVNPDNRQPINWIELPRQWVSQFLRMSTELPRRWVSQFLGMSTSTVATADNGQNVHPADEKIEKIIDVFKRKDGKLLILGEPGAGKTTTLLDLAKDLCAEATENENEPIPILLDLFSWKDNSQSLTEWLVAELKTKYGVRADIAQILLDEHQLLPFLDGLDEQEETRRVSCLRQINEFLETDARARHLVVCSRLKEFENCKSPLRLNGAVCLQPLEESQMQKYFSAVGGLNLLPGIKKAPDLLELAKSPLLLNLMALASSSISIPDWQKCNTPDERQRYLFDKYIEQMFTREIKREFEPHYSQGQQPNEADTRKWLVWLAKQLKDKNQTEFLIEKMQPNWLYSGNQKGIYRLISGLIVVLIVALIWGLTLGLIFGLIFDIIFGASARIEPVETLKWSWKKALNLLKNCLITIIVFIAILSLVFVLDLNKYVLVGTLIWGIFFCILVMPIVVIIGGFINRDIEILNSKQPNQGIWESAYKAVLFTVITGSFVGITFNLILQNGLITITSPLEPMQPLIIEPIEPIITGLIIGLLFAIFFAGGACIQHFSLRLILWQHGDIPWNYAKFLNYSSERLFLQRIGGRYRFIHDLLREHFAQM, from the coding sequence ATGCCAACACCTGACCTCCCCCAACTATCGCTATGGCTACTGAATGGGTTACTTGCCATTATTGCGGGTCTTCTGATTAACGAATGGGGTAAACCAGGGATTTCATACCGGCGCAAGTGGTTAATCCTGGGACTGGGTGCGGGGTGTGGCTTGATAGCAGCCATAGTAAACTGGGCAAGCGGCAGTACCTCAGCAGATTACCAAACCTATTTTCTAGTCTTGGGCTACGCCTACTCGCTGCTAACAATACTCTTGCTCAGCTACAAGCAGAACACCGAAAATCCTTCCCCTCGAAATCAACTGCTTAAGGCTGTCCGGGATGAGGTGGCGCAACGGCTAGAAGTTTCGCTGCACAATCAAAAAATGATTGACTTGGCTGCGAAAGAGCTACCTCATAATGTGGGGGGAGAACCGCTTCCCGCAGTCAATCCAGACAATCGACAGCCGATTAACTGGATTGAACTGCCGCGCCAATGGGTGTCGCAATTCTTGCGAATGTCAACTGAACTGCCGCGCCGATGGGTGTCGCAATTCTTGGGAATGTCAACTTCGACAGTTGCTACAGCCGATAATGGGCAAAATGTCCATCCCGCAGACGAAAAAATTGAAAAAATTATTGATGTTTTTAAGCGAAAAGACGGCAAATTACTGATTTTAGGAGAGCCTGGTGCTGGCAAAACCACGACGCTGCTCGATTTGGCGAAAGATTTGTGCGCTGAAGCAACAGAAAACGAGAATGAACCTATCCCCATTTTGCTTGACCTTTTTTCCTGGAAAGATAACAGCCAATCGCTGACTGAATGGTTGGTGGCGGAACTCAAAACTAAATATGGTGTCCGCGCCGATATTGCCCAAATCTTGCTGGATGAGCATCAGCTATTACCGTTTTTAGATGGTTTAGATGAACAGGAAGAAACGCGGCGAGTAAGTTGTCTTCGACAAATTAATGAGTTTCTGGAAACAGACGCAAGGGCGCGGCATTTGGTAGTCTGCTCTCGGCTGAAAGAGTTTGAAAACTGTAAAAGTCCATTGCGGCTTAATGGTGCGGTTTGTTTGCAACCGTTGGAAGAATCGCAAATGCAGAAGTATTTTAGTGCGGTAGGCGGTCTGAACTTGTTGCCTGGTATCAAGAAAGCCCCCGATTTGTTGGAGTTGGCAAAGTCACCCCTACTGCTCAACCTCATGGCGTTAGCATCCAGTTCTATCTCGATTCCAGATTGGCAAAAGTGCAATACTCCCGATGAGCGTCAGCGCTATTTGTTTGATAAGTATATTGAGCAAATGTTTACGCGCGAAATTAAACGGGAATTTGAACCTCACTACTCGCAAGGGCAGCAGCCAAACGAAGCAGATACTCGTAAATGGTTAGTTTGGTTGGCGAAACAATTAAAAGATAAAAATCAGACAGAGTTTTTGATTGAGAAAATGCAGCCGAATTGGTTGTATTCGGGTAATCAAAAGGGGATTTATCGCCTAATTTCTGGGCTAATTGTGGTGCTAATTGTGGCGCTAATTTGGGGGCTTACTCTGGGGCTAATTTTTGGGCTAATTTTTGATATTATTTTTGGAGCGAGCGCTCGAATAGAACCTGTTGAAACATTAAAATGGTCTTGGAAAAAAGCTTTAAATTTGCTAAAAAATTGCCTGATAACAATAATTGTATTTATTGCTATATTAAGTTTAGTTTTTGTGCTAGATTTGAATAAATATGTTCTAGTTGGAACACTTATTTGGGGAATATTTTTCTGTATTCTTGTAATGCCAATTGTAGTAATAATTGGCGGTTTTATTAACAGGGATATTGAGATTTTAAATAGTAAACAGCCAAATCAAGGAATTTGGGAGTCAGCTTATAAAGCTGTACTCTTTACGGTGATAACTGGCTCATTTGTTGGAATTACTTTTAATCTAATATTGCAGAATGGTTTAATTACAATTACTTCTCCATTAGAGCCAATGCAGCCACTAATTATAGAGCCAATAGAGCCAATAATTACTGGATTGATTATTGGACTATTATTTGCCATATTTTTTGCTGGCGGTGCTTGCATTCAACACTTCAGCCTGCGCCTCATTCTTTGGCAGCATGGCGATATTCCCTGGAACTATGCCAAATTCCTCAATTACTCATCAGAGCGACTTTTTCTGCAACGAATTGGCGGACGTTATCGCTTCATCCACGACTTGCTGCGCGAGCATTTTGCCCAGATGTAA